In the Candidatus Binatia bacterium genome, one interval contains:
- a CDS encoding prepilin-type N-terminal cleavage/methylation domain-containing protein, protein MTPVPVHAAASPASHEPQRGMTLLELLVALAIFAIVGAALFPVINGTLSSRRDAVARLSLDNQARVLVDRLEHDMAGNWDDGIRGPLPPRFLAPESGGRDVRSERTLLETTTLIARGVTPVDAFIAGEDVATLFVDRGDQADVLWSYDSSGRLLRQEVRPPQALPVDWTTVPAEVMSEGADVVLEFYEVGTWLDFWDSTETGPHHNKAPVAVRTTVTLDATGPATAPLELVSTIVLPVVASAPDFQQASSNPNNNPAGAHKTTGTSTGTKK, encoded by the coding sequence GTGACGCCCGTTCCGGTGCATGCGGCGGCGAGCCCCGCCTCGCACGAGCCGCAACGCGGCATGACGCTGCTCGAGCTTCTCGTCGCGCTGGCGATCTTCGCGATCGTCGGCGCCGCGCTCTTCCCGGTGATCAACGGGACGCTGTCGAGCCGCCGCGACGCCGTCGCGCGGCTGTCGCTCGACAACCAGGCGCGCGTGCTGGTCGACCGGCTCGAGCACGACATGGCCGGCAACTGGGACGACGGCATCCGCGGCCCGCTTCCTCCGCGCTTCCTCGCGCCGGAATCGGGCGGTCGCGACGTGCGCAGCGAGCGCACTTTGCTGGAGACGACGACGCTGATCGCGCGCGGAGTGACGCCCGTCGATGCGTTCATCGCCGGCGAGGACGTCGCGACGCTTTTCGTGGACCGCGGCGACCAGGCCGACGTGCTGTGGAGCTATGATTCGTCGGGACGGCTGCTGCGCCAGGAAGTGCGCCCACCCCAGGCGCTGCCGGTGGACTGGACGACGGTACCCGCCGAGGTGATGAGCGAAGGAGCCGACGTCGTGCTCGAGTTCTACGAAGTGGGCACCTGGCTCGACTTCTGGGATTCCACCGAGACCGGACCTCATCACAACAAGGCGCCGGTCGCCGTAAGGACGACGGTGACGCTGGACGCGACGGGGCCGGCCACGGCGCCGCTCGAGCTCGTCTCGACGATCGTTCTTCCCGTGGTCGCGTCGGCGCCCGATTTCCAGCAGGCAAGCAGCAACCCGAACAACAATCCCGCCGGAGCGCACAAGACCACCGGCACCTCCACGGGCACGAAGAAATGA
- the gspD gene encoding type II secretion system secretin GspD, with the protein MRARAAAFALALACTLVPAALALAQSTDAELPVPTDKNAIVMNFENVDLTAFIRFISKVTGRNIVFGDKIEGTVSVVSPTPVNSEQAFAMFQSVLATQGLTTVDEGAVMRIVSIKEARTSGSSVENPERPAAGFTTKLIPLRYVNSGDIAHVLAPQISKDGSIVPYEGTNTVIVSDTASNLARITEMIRVMDIPGHEQVIAVIPLKHAESVRTAEQIIDLLIGPSGGGGGGGRRRGGSSSSNSSNKEEKESNSSTPTSQLGFKITPDERTNSLVVMAPPAEMARIKALAAGLDQEIRPGEERVHVYYSKNADAENLVEVVSGMLLGSKKGGGRAQKGSSNKKDDLTSWPTSNNSSNSSMLQTSMSQNPASSTPPSASDENVSITADLATNAVIVNGPNNEWRTILSLLEKLDIPRPQVFIEAIIIEASATKAKALGFDYQSVISAGSGNILLRSNIADLASAFINPLALGGLVAAAASDKQVQLPDGTEIPANYALLQALNQTDNVEVLSAPTLLTLDNQEAEIVVGQNIPFVTGRASDLAKIENVFTQVERQNVGVKLRVKPQVAEGDIVVLDVQQEVSAVVHTPQTDSQATSVGPTTTIRSATTTVSVGDGRTIVIGGLISNRDESADNRLPLLGDIPWIGRLFQQKSKQNEKVNLIIFLTPHVIRSPRDLDFVSRDRRDLFRAQMQHPETPLPGDQPHAGVDATEVSDITSREERNNEHELEAAHHRAAAPAAAQASDRAATKTTTKSTTVTKTTATAKPAEAPPAPPPDPPLQQ; encoded by the coding sequence ATGAGAGCCAGGGCCGCCGCATTCGCGCTCGCCCTTGCCTGCACGCTGGTGCCGGCTGCGCTCGCGCTCGCCCAGTCGACCGACGCGGAGCTTCCCGTCCCCACCGACAAGAACGCCATCGTGATGAACTTCGAGAACGTCGACCTGACGGCGTTCATCCGCTTCATCAGCAAGGTCACCGGACGCAACATCGTCTTCGGCGACAAGATCGAGGGCACGGTCTCGGTGGTCTCGCCGACACCGGTCAACTCCGAACAGGCCTTCGCGATGTTCCAGTCGGTGCTGGCCACGCAGGGCCTGACGACGGTCGACGAAGGCGCCGTGATGCGCATCGTGTCGATCAAGGAAGCGCGCACGTCGGGCTCGTCGGTCGAGAACCCCGAGCGGCCCGCGGCAGGCTTTACGACCAAGCTGATCCCGCTTCGCTACGTCAACTCGGGCGACATCGCGCACGTGCTGGCTCCGCAGATCTCCAAGGACGGCTCCATCGTTCCCTACGAGGGCACCAACACCGTCATCGTCAGCGACACCGCGAGCAACCTGGCGCGCATCACCGAGATGATCCGCGTGATGGACATCCCCGGCCACGAGCAGGTGATCGCGGTGATTCCGCTCAAGCACGCCGAGTCGGTGCGCACCGCCGAGCAGATCATCGACCTGCTGATCGGACCGAGCGGAGGTGGCGGCGGCGGCGGCCGGCGCCGCGGCGGCAGCAGCAGCAGCAACAGCAGCAACAAGGAAGAGAAGGAGTCGAACAGCTCCACGCCGACCTCGCAGCTCGGCTTCAAGATCACGCCGGACGAACGCACGAACTCTCTGGTCGTCATGGCGCCGCCCGCCGAGATGGCGCGCATCAAGGCGCTGGCGGCGGGGCTGGACCAGGAGATCCGTCCCGGCGAGGAACGGGTTCACGTCTACTATTCGAAGAACGCCGACGCCGAGAACCTGGTCGAGGTGGTCTCCGGAATGCTGCTCGGCTCGAAGAAGGGCGGCGGACGCGCGCAGAAGGGATCGTCGAACAAGAAGGACGACCTGACGTCGTGGCCGACGTCAAATAACTCGTCGAACTCGAGCATGCTTCAGACGAGCATGTCGCAGAACCCCGCATCCTCCACTCCCCCGTCGGCCTCCGACGAGAACGTCTCGATCACCGCCGACCTCGCGACCAACGCCGTCATCGTCAACGGCCCGAACAACGAGTGGAGGACGATCCTGTCGCTGCTCGAGAAGCTCGACATCCCGCGTCCGCAGGTGTTCATCGAGGCGATCATCATCGAGGCCTCGGCGACCAAGGCCAAGGCCCTCGGCTTCGACTACCAGTCGGTGATCAGCGCCGGCAGCGGCAACATCCTGCTGCGCTCGAACATCGCCGACCTCGCCTCCGCGTTCATCAACCCGCTCGCGCTCGGCGGCCTGGTCGCCGCTGCCGCGAGCGACAAGCAGGTGCAGCTGCCCGACGGAACCGAGATCCCGGCCAACTACGCGCTGCTGCAGGCACTGAACCAGACCGACAACGTCGAAGTGCTGTCGGCCCCCACTCTGCTGACCCTCGACAACCAGGAAGCCGAGATCGTCGTCGGCCAGAACATCCCGTTCGTCACCGGCCGCGCCTCCGACCTGGCCAAGATCGAGAACGTCTTCACGCAGGTCGAGAGGCAGAACGTCGGCGTCAAGCTGCGCGTCAAGCCCCAGGTCGCCGAAGGCGACATCGTCGTGCTCGACGTGCAGCAGGAAGTCTCGGCAGTGGTCCACACGCCCCAGACCGACTCCCAGGCCACGAGCGTCGGGCCCACGACGACGATCCGCTCGGCGACGACCACGGTGAGCGTCGGCGACGGCCGCACCATCGTGATCGGCGGCCTGATCAGCAATCGCGACGAGAGCGCCGACAACCGCCTGCCGCTGCTCGGCGACATTCCGTGGATCGGGCGCCTGTTCCAGCAGAAGTCCAAGCAGAACGAGAAGGTGAACCTGATCATCTTCCTGACGCCGCACGTGATCCGCAGCCCTCGCGATCTCGATTTCGTCAGCCGCGACCGCCGCGACCTGTTCCGCGCGCAGATGCAGCACCCCGAGACCCCGCTTCCCGGCGACCAGCCGCACGCCGGCGTCGACGCCACCGAAGTCTCCGACATCACCAGCCGCGAAGAGCGGAACAACGAGCACGAGCTCGAAGCGGCCCATCACCGCGCGGCGGCGCCCGCTGCGGCGCAGGCTTCCGACCGGGCCGCCACGAAGACCACGACCAAATCGACGACGGTCACGAAGACGACCGCGACGGCGAAGCCCGCTGAGGCGCCGCCCGCGCCGCCTCCGGATCCTCCACTTCAGCAATGA
- the gspM gene encoding type II secretion system protein GspM, whose amino-acid sequence MSSVPHQAQLLLARLSPREQRLVAIFGSLLAVVMAWSFVVSPFLGGRDSVRRDIATLRGELGDLETLARQIHASETDMPKTGAPAAAAADFSVLAFVQKATGATLRAESVASMSPARRALDPGHQESSVELKLSSVTLGEIVALLRAIEGEQSPVYVKQFSVKKRYDDASHFDASLTAAAVLPS is encoded by the coding sequence GTGAGCTCCGTGCCGCACCAGGCCCAGCTCCTTCTGGCGCGCCTGAGCCCTCGCGAGCAGAGGCTCGTCGCGATCTTCGGCAGCCTTCTCGCCGTCGTCATGGCCTGGTCGTTCGTCGTCTCCCCGTTCCTCGGCGGGCGCGATTCGGTGCGCCGCGACATCGCGACTCTTCGCGGCGAGCTCGGCGATCTCGAAACGCTGGCGCGGCAGATCCATGCAAGCGAGACCGATATGCCGAAGACCGGCGCGCCGGCAGCGGCAGCGGCCGATTTCTCGGTATTGGCGTTCGTGCAGAAGGCCACCGGTGCCACGCTGCGCGCGGAGTCGGTTGCATCGATGAGCCCGGCGCGGCGCGCTCTCGATCCCGGTCACCAGGAGAGCAGCGTCGAGTTGAAGCTCTCGTCGGTCACGCTCGGGGAGATCGTCGCGCTGCTGCGCGCGATCGAAGGGGAGCAGAGCCCGGTCTACGTCAAGCAGTTCTCGGTCAAGAAGCGCTATGACGACGCCTCCCACTTCGACGCGAGCCTGACCGCAGCCGCCGTGCTCCCGTCCTGA
- a CDS encoding prepilin-type N-terminal cleavage/methylation domain-containing protein, which translates to MTRPRQRGFTLLEVLIATAILGIAIVTLLGLHARNLALAAEAEQLTVAGTLASDVLALAQLDPEIEEGTLRGTFAPTREQSDGQAVIYGGAMSDRYVWTRDVTPTALETLKQVRVRVSLAGDEDHSLAELWAALHVQVQPQ; encoded by the coding sequence ATGACGCGGCCCCGCCAGCGCGGCTTCACGCTGCTCGAGGTGCTGATCGCGACCGCGATCCTCGGCATCGCGATCGTCACGCTGCTCGGCCTGCACGCGCGCAACCTCGCGCTCGCCGCCGAAGCCGAGCAGTTGACGGTGGCCGGCACCCTGGCCAGCGATGTGCTCGCGCTGGCCCAGCTCGATCCTGAAATCGAGGAAGGCACGCTGCGCGGGACGTTCGCGCCCACGCGCGAGCAGTCGGACGGACAGGCGGTGATCTACGGCGGCGCGATGTCGGACCGTTACGTGTGGACGCGCGACGTGACGCCGACCGCGCTCGAGACACTCAAGCAGGTGCGCGTGCGCGTCTCGCTCGCCGGCGACGAGGACCACTCGCTCGCCGAGCTCTGGGCGGCTCTGCACGTGCAGGTGCAGCCGCAGTGA
- the gspK gene encoding type II secretion system minor pseudopilin GspK, which yields MTRASHMGARGRRGERGVALLLALLTMVLMTVVVIEFTTSSQVEYRRSAMWVAGRRAAAVADSGVMLAGEVLHADFQLGMTDSFQDIWARELPPIETGAGLLTVRIEDEQGKINLNNLGAGTRTRVRDQIESLFDKLGLDRTLVSPLADWIDSNHEPESGPLGAEDAWYASVKPPYAPRNGPLRSYAELALVRGFTPAILTKLRHFVSVLPETTTKVNVNTASAEVLRSIDPKMDDESLVEKLIAARTAVPFTSSDGLRTTGGLEAIPKADLDRLFSFSSDWFRVRSTGAAGDAMRSSEALLHRDNGVSTIVYLLPRRGPNIVGVDGSAPTGITDAALAGQGPGGSQNLTGQGPGLR from the coding sequence ATGACGCGGGCATCGCACATGGGAGCTCGCGGCCGCCGAGGCGAGCGCGGCGTCGCGCTGCTGCTGGCGCTGCTGACGATGGTGCTGATGACGGTCGTCGTCATCGAGTTCACGACGTCGAGCCAGGTCGAATACCGGCGCTCGGCGATGTGGGTTGCCGGCCGGCGCGCGGCGGCCGTCGCCGACAGTGGAGTGATGCTGGCCGGGGAAGTGCTGCATGCCGACTTCCAGCTCGGTATGACCGACTCGTTCCAGGACATCTGGGCCCGCGAGCTTCCGCCGATCGAAACCGGGGCCGGCCTGCTGACCGTGCGCATCGAGGACGAGCAGGGCAAGATCAACCTGAACAACCTCGGCGCCGGCACCAGGACGCGGGTTCGCGACCAGATCGAATCGCTGTTCGACAAGCTCGGCCTCGACCGCACGCTGGTCTCTCCGCTGGCCGACTGGATCGACTCGAACCACGAGCCGGAGTCGGGGCCTCTCGGCGCGGAAGACGCGTGGTACGCGAGCGTGAAGCCTCCGTACGCACCACGCAACGGACCGCTGCGAAGCTACGCGGAGCTGGCGCTGGTGCGCGGCTTCACGCCGGCGATCCTGACCAAGCTGCGCCATTTCGTCTCGGTGCTGCCCGAGACGACGACCAAGGTGAACGTGAACACGGCTTCCGCGGAAGTGCTGAGGTCGATCGACCCGAAGATGGACGACGAGTCGCTGGTCGAAAAGCTGATCGCGGCCCGCACGGCCGTCCCTTTCACGAGCTCGGACGGGCTGAGGACGACGGGCGGGCTCGAAGCGATTCCGAAAGCGGACCTCGACCGCCTGTTCAGTTTCTCGAGCGACTGGTTCCGGGTGAGGAGCACCGGCGCCGCCGGCGACGCCATGCGTTCGAGCGAAGCGCTACTGCACCGCGACAACGGCGTTTCGACCATCGTCTATTTGCTCCCGCGCCGCGGACCGAACATCGTCGGTGTCGACGGCTCGGCCCCGACCGGCATTACCGATGCCGCGCTGGCGGGCCAGGGCCCCGGCGGCTCACAGAACCTCACCGGGCAAGGCCCGGGCTTGCGATAA
- the gspE gene encoding type II secretion system ATPase GspE, which yields MSASAVIPAHAAAQEQATRLGLAYAEGIDPLAIAPEVLARVTMQQCRRGRVLPVALEDGRLVVATSDPLRIGPLDDLRVVYGVEIDPVVVPEAALLEAVNRAFDLAADAAADVVSDLGGGSLADKAAELSDAPDLLEAEDAAPVIRLVNSLIYQAAKDGASDIHIEPFERNSSIRFRIDGIMNEVLTPPRRLHAAVVSRIKVMARMNIAEKRLPQDGGIRTRVAGRELDIRVSTVPTAFGERVVLRLLDRSTTLLGLEESGISGDNLVALRRLIRQSHGIVLVTGPTGSGKTTTLYAALSEINSPDRNIITIEDPIEYQLRGIGQIQVNPKIDLSFASGLRSVLRQDPDVIMVGEIRDAETARIAIQAALTGHLVFSTLHTNDSFSAITRLLDMGIEPFLVSSSVIGIAAQRLVRRLCPSCAAAADRRDPTMIELGLTSDLQGSRSPGSGCDACRGSGYRGRLAVCELLVTDDELRTGIMERTDASTLQGRAIARGMKTMRDDGAAKVRAGLTSASEVLRVTTEEAE from the coding sequence ATGAGCGCCAGCGCCGTCATCCCGGCGCACGCCGCCGCCCAGGAACAGGCCACCCGGCTGGGGCTCGCGTACGCCGAAGGCATCGATCCGTTGGCAATCGCGCCGGAAGTTCTCGCGCGAGTGACGATGCAGCAGTGCCGGCGCGGCCGCGTGCTGCCGGTCGCGCTCGAAGACGGGCGGCTGGTGGTCGCGACGTCCGATCCCCTCCGCATCGGTCCGCTCGACGACCTGCGCGTCGTGTACGGCGTCGAGATCGATCCCGTCGTCGTGCCCGAAGCCGCGCTGCTCGAAGCGGTCAACCGTGCATTCGATCTTGCCGCCGACGCGGCCGCCGACGTCGTCAGCGACCTCGGCGGCGGATCGCTTGCCGACAAGGCAGCCGAGCTCAGCGACGCCCCGGACCTGCTCGAAGCCGAAGATGCCGCGCCGGTGATCCGCCTGGTCAACTCGCTGATCTACCAGGCGGCCAAGGACGGCGCGTCCGACATCCATATCGAGCCGTTCGAACGCAACAGCTCGATCCGTTTCCGCATCGACGGGATCATGAACGAAGTGCTCACTCCGCCTCGCCGCCTGCACGCAGCCGTGGTCTCGCGAATCAAGGTGATGGCGCGCATGAACATCGCCGAGAAGCGCCTGCCCCAGGACGGAGGCATCCGCACGCGCGTCGCCGGGCGCGAGCTCGACATCCGCGTGTCGACGGTGCCGACGGCTTTCGGCGAGCGTGTCGTGTTGCGACTTCTCGACCGCAGCACGACGCTGCTCGGCCTCGAGGAAAGCGGAATTTCGGGCGACAACCTCGTGGCGCTGCGGCGCCTGATCCGCCAGAGCCACGGGATCGTGCTGGTGACCGGCCCGACCGGAAGCGGCAAGACGACGACGCTCTACGCGGCGCTGTCGGAAATCAATTCGCCCGACCGCAACATCATCACGATCGAGGATCCGATCGAGTACCAGCTTCGCGGCATCGGCCAGATCCAGGTCAACCCGAAGATCGACCTCTCGTTCGCGAGCGGACTTCGCTCGGTGCTGCGCCAGGATCCCGACGTCATCATGGTCGGCGAAATCCGCGACGCCGAAACTGCGCGCATTGCGATCCAGGCCGCCCTGACCGGCCACCTCGTGTTCAGCACGCTGCACACCAACGATTCGTTCAGCGCGATCACGCGCCTTCTCGACATGGGCATCGAGCCCTTCCTCGTCTCGTCCTCGGTGATCGGCATCGCCGCGCAGCGCCTCGTGCGCCGGCTATGTCCTTCGTGCGCGGCGGCAGCCGACCGCCGCGATCCGACGATGATCGAGCTCGGCCTCACGTCCGACCTGCAGGGATCGAGGTCGCCGGGCAGCGGCTGCGATGCATGCCGCGGCAGCGGCTACCGCGGCCGGCTTGCCGTCTGCGAACTCCTCGTGACCGACGACGAGCTTCGCACCGGCATCATGGAACGCACCGACGCCTCCACTCTCCAGGGCCGTGCCATCGCCCGGGGCATGAAGACGATGCGCGACGACGGCGCCGCCAAGGTGCGCGCCGGCCTGACCTCTGCGTCCGAAGTACTGCGCGTGACGACCGAGGAAGCCGAGTAG
- a CDS encoding GspH/FimT family pseudopilin — translation MSLSRSQVPGLRGKSGEVQAARDTCCDSRNVAAAKVEPVPSGFTLLEVTLVLLIMAMLVTVAVPLLPSVGRTRLEAAADRLATTMTYLADEASLSGRIYRLTIDIDDSHWDVAALAPYAATDGTAALPEFHEDPDDPLAKSTDLPPDVTIDAVIDTNGETSAGSRAIWFLPEGLPESVRVRFGESGGATTTVLLDATREAAWREETEEPQ, via the coding sequence ATGTCGCTTAGCAGGTCACAGGTACCGGGACTGCGCGGGAAGTCGGGAGAGGTACAGGCGGCGCGCGATACCTGCTGCGATTCGCGTAACGTAGCTGCAGCGAAAGTCGAGCCCGTTCCCTCCGGGTTCACGCTGCTCGAGGTCACGCTGGTACTTCTGATCATGGCGATGCTCGTGACGGTGGCGGTTCCGCTGCTGCCGAGCGTAGGGCGCACCCGCCTCGAAGCCGCCGCCGACCGGCTCGCGACGACGATGACGTACCTTGCCGACGAAGCCTCCCTGAGCGGCCGCATCTATCGCCTCACCATCGACATCGACGATTCGCACTGGGACGTTGCCGCGCTGGCGCCGTATGCGGCCACGGACGGCACGGCCGCACTCCCCGAGTTCCACGAGGATCCGGACGATCCCCTGGCAAAATCGACCGACCTTCCGCCCGACGTGACCATCGACGCGGTGATCGACACCAACGGAGAGACCTCGGCCGGCAGCCGCGCGATCTGGTTCCTGCCCGAAGGCCTTCCCGAAAGCGTGCGCGTTCGCTTCGGCGAAAGCGGCGGCGCGACGACGACGGTGCTGCTCGATGCGACGCGCGAGGCCGCCTGGCGCGAAGAGACGGAGGAGCCCCAATGA
- a CDS encoding type II secretion system F family protein — MPSFRYSGVSASGRSVGGVVEADNPRSARATLRERNVFATSVTEVKAEAGARGWTLRRGVSTSELAQALRQLATLLRAGVPLDEAVDALRRRRGGAALGEALEAVRTRIREGASLAAAMADHPTVFPSIYTGMVEAGEASGALDAVLERIAAHAEAQSRLRSRLIGAMTYPALLSSVGAAIVIFLLAYVVPQVTRIFAERKQTLPLPTRMLMGIGDFLAHYGLLLIPLGVLLALGLRRALTRPQSRQRLETLFYRVPVLGTAARDIAVARFAQTLATLVGGGLPLVESLRVARGSSGSLVLSETLAAAETSVFEGGSLASCMAASPLFDPVVVDMVAVGERSGDLDGMLTHAAAAIEEQVRLRVDRMADMLGPITTLAMAGVVLFVMLAIMLPIFDMNRLVH, encoded by the coding sequence GTGCCGTCGTTCCGCTACAGCGGCGTCTCCGCAAGCGGGCGCAGCGTCGGCGGCGTCGTCGAGGCCGACAACCCGCGCAGCGCGCGCGCGACGCTCCGCGAGCGCAACGTCTTTGCGACCAGCGTCACCGAGGTCAAGGCGGAAGCGGGTGCGCGCGGCTGGACGCTGCGCCGCGGAGTCAGCACCTCCGAGCTCGCGCAGGCGCTGCGCCAGCTCGCGACGCTCCTGCGTGCAGGTGTTCCTCTCGACGAAGCAGTCGATGCGCTCCGGCGCCGGCGCGGAGGCGCCGCGCTCGGCGAAGCGCTCGAGGCCGTGCGCACGCGCATCCGCGAAGGCGCGTCGCTGGCGGCGGCGATGGCCGATCATCCGACGGTCTTTCCGTCGATCTACACCGGCATGGTCGAGGCCGGCGAGGCCAGCGGCGCCCTGGACGCCGTGCTCGAGCGCATCGCCGCACACGCCGAGGCCCAGTCGCGGCTGCGCTCGCGTCTGATCGGCGCGATGACCTACCCGGCGCTGCTTTCGTCGGTCGGTGCGGCGATCGTCATTTTCCTGCTGGCCTACGTCGTTCCCCAGGTGACGCGCATCTTCGCCGAGCGAAAGCAGACGCTGCCGCTGCCGACCCGCATGCTGATGGGGATCGGCGATTTCCTTGCCCACTACGGGTTGCTGCTGATCCCGCTCGGTGTGCTTCTCGCGCTCGGCCTTCGCCGCGCGCTGACGAGGCCGCAATCCAGGCAGCGCCTGGAGACGCTCTTCTACCGCGTGCCGGTTCTCGGGACCGCTGCCCGCGACATCGCGGTCGCACGCTTCGCGCAGACGCTCGCTACGCTCGTCGGAGGCGGACTTCCCCTCGTCGAGAGCCTGCGGGTAGCGCGCGGGTCTTCGGGCAGCCTGGTGCTGTCGGAGACGCTGGCTGCGGCCGAGACTTCGGTCTTCGAAGGGGGCTCGCTGGCGTCGTGCATGGCGGCCAGCCCGCTGTTCGACCCCGTTGTCGTGGACATGGTCGCGGTGGGCGAGCGCAGCGGAGACCTCGACGGCATGCTCACGCACGCTGCCGCCGCCATTGAAGAACAGGTGCGACTGCGCGTCGATCGGATGGCCGACATGCTGGGCCCGATCACGACGCTCGCGATGGCGGGCGTGGTGCTGTTCGTGATGCTCGCCATCATGCTGCCGATCTTTGATATGAATCGCCTCGTGCACTAG
- the gspG gene encoding type II secretion system major pseudopilin GspG → MKKANRQKGFTLIEILVVVLILGLLISIAAPKLIGRTDDAKVVKARADIAAISQALNLYKLDSGNYPNSDQGLDALAEKPSRGDVPRNWREGGYLDKVPVDPWDGPYLYASDGRTFVLRSLGADGKEGGDGYDADIDSRDN, encoded by the coding sequence TTGAAAAAGGCGAACCGACAGAAGGGCTTCACACTGATCGAGATCCTCGTGGTCGTACTGATCCTCGGCCTGCTGATCTCCATCGCAGCGCCGAAGCTGATCGGACGTACCGACGACGCAAAGGTGGTCAAGGCGCGGGCCGACATCGCGGCGATCTCGCAGGCTCTCAACCTCTACAAGCTCGACTCGGGCAACTACCCGAACTCCGACCAGGGCCTGGACGCCCTGGCCGAGAAGCCTTCCCGCGGCGACGTGCCCCGCAACTGGCGCGAAGGCGGCTACCTCGACAAGGTGCCGGTCGATCCCTGGGACGGGCCGTATCTGTACGCGAGCGACGGTCGCACTTTCGTGCTGCGGAGCCTCGGCGCCGACGGCAAGGAAGGCGGCGACGGCTACGACGCCGACATCGATTCGCGCGACAACTGA
- the gspN gene encoding type II secretion system protein GspN produces MRFLLFVIAFAIGVLLMAPLDRWLLPLLRTPLAAGGVDLRVDTLRFALPFGVKATGVGLEMDLGSLDLDWLYFGITRSFEAEGCGGHIGGSVDGSSIAVNVSGVDLSRCLHIGKLEVQSTVDGSVEVEGFDPLRPLLGATTGAKIDLTSGAGVFRGTLVHAAADGSDLPLGEWEFSDLVLRASFSKGALTVQEGHAKASGVQWELLGANLQHPDAKGGLRVDLRARAVEDNPRSRAMISMMPRSRADADGWHNYRVVGTLSQPRVIGLE; encoded by the coding sequence ATGCGGTTTCTGCTGTTCGTCATCGCTTTCGCCATCGGCGTGTTGCTGATGGCGCCGCTCGACCGCTGGCTGCTGCCGCTGCTCAGGACTCCACTGGCTGCCGGCGGCGTCGATCTTCGCGTCGACACGCTGCGATTCGCGCTTCCTTTCGGGGTCAAGGCCACCGGCGTCGGCCTCGAAATGGACCTGGGAAGCCTCGACCTCGACTGGCTGTACTTCGGGATCACGCGCAGCTTCGAGGCCGAAGGCTGCGGCGGCCACATCGGCGGCAGCGTCGACGGCAGCTCGATTGCGGTGAACGTCTCGGGCGTGGATCTTTCGCGCTGCCTGCACATCGGCAAGCTCGAGGTCCAGAGCACGGTGGACGGCTCGGTCGAAGTGGAAGGATTCGATCCGCTGCGGCCTCTTCTCGGCGCGACCACCGGCGCGAAGATCGACCTCACGTCGGGCGCCGGCGTCTTTCGCGGAACGCTGGTGCACGCTGCGGCCGACGGCAGCGACCTTCCGCTCGGCGAATGGGAATTCAGCGACCTCGTGCTGCGCGCGTCGTTCAGCAAGGGCGCCCTGACCGTGCAGGAGGGACATGCGAAGGCGAGCGGCGTCCAATGGGAGCTTCTCGGCGCCAACCTCCAGCATCCGGACGCCAAGGGCGGCCTGCGCGTCGATCTTCGCGCGCGAGCAGTCGAGGACAACCCGCGCTCGCGAGCGATGATTTCGATGATGCCGAGGAGCCGCGCCGACGCCGACGGTTGGCACAACTACCGGGTCGTCGGAACGCTCTCTCAGCCGCGCGTGATCGGGCTGGAGTAA